In one window of Paraflavitalea soli DNA:
- a CDS encoding anhydro-N-acetylmuramic acid kinase, whose protein sequence is MVYRVIGLMSGSSLDGLDIAFVEFHEQAGAWTYEIKATECYAYSPEWIERLKKATSLNALDYQLLHTAYGHYTGQLVNAFIEEYGLDYQVQLIASHGHTTFHVPAQKMTAQLGDGAAIAAVTGINVVSDLRAMDLALGGHGAPIVPIGEKLLLKDYPLFLNIGGIANVSCNLTNNYIAFDVCPANRVLNMLANKAGKPYDEGGQMAAGGALQPELLKTLNSLEYYQLPAPKSLANDFGTDVVFPLVTGSRFSTKDTWIQDSLRTYVEHIAIQVKKALEPVAAPNSLLPTPDPGLSTPHSRLLITGGGSHNTFLVQRLTALLSDINISVVVPDKQLADFKEAIIMGLIGVLRWREENNVLASVTGSLRNSIGGAVWIGQEA, encoded by the coding sequence ATGGTATATCGTGTCATCGGACTCATGAGCGGCAGTTCCCTGGATGGGCTGGATATTGCATTTGTTGAATTTCATGAGCAGGCCGGAGCCTGGACCTACGAAATAAAAGCTACTGAATGTTATGCTTATAGTCCCGAATGGATAGAGCGGTTAAAAAAAGCCACTTCCCTTAATGCACTGGACTACCAGTTGTTGCATACCGCCTATGGCCATTATACCGGCCAGCTGGTAAATGCCTTTATTGAAGAATATGGGCTGGATTACCAGGTACAGCTCATCGCATCCCATGGGCATACCACCTTCCATGTGCCGGCACAAAAAATGACTGCCCAGTTGGGCGATGGCGCTGCCATAGCTGCCGTTACCGGCATCAATGTGGTGAGCGACCTCCGCGCAATGGACCTGGCCCTTGGCGGTCATGGTGCCCCCATTGTGCCTATTGGCGAGAAGCTCCTCCTCAAAGATTACCCCCTGTTTCTCAATATTGGCGGTATTGCCAACGTATCGTGCAACCTCACCAATAATTATATCGCATTCGATGTATGCCCGGCCAACCGGGTGCTCAATATGCTGGCCAATAAAGCAGGTAAACCGTATGATGAAGGCGGACAGATGGCTGCCGGCGGCGCCCTGCAGCCCGAATTATTAAAAACCCTCAATTCCCTGGAGTACTACCAGCTCCCCGCGCCCAAGTCCCTGGCCAATGACTTTGGTACCGATGTGGTATTTCCCCTCGTTACCGGTTCCCGGTTCAGTACAAAAGATACCTGGATACAGGACAGCCTGCGCACCTATGTAGAACATATTGCTATCCAGGTGAAGAAAGCGTTGGAGCCAGTAGCCGCTCCCAACTCTCTACTCCCAACACCCGACCCCGGGCTCTCCACTCCCCACTCCCGACTCCTCATCACCGGTGGCGGATCGCACAATACTTTCCTGGTGCAGCGGTTGACAGCCTTGCTCAGCGACATCAACATATCTGTAGTTGTACCGGATAAACAGCTGGCCGACTTTAAGGAAGCCATCATCATGGGCCTGATAGGTGTATTGCGCTGGCGCGAAGAGAACAACGTACTGGCATCCGTTACCGGCTCCCTGCGCAATAGTATCGGAGGCGCCGTTTGGATTGGACAAGAGGCTTAA
- the upp gene encoding uracil phosphoribosyltransferase — MVINLSDQCSLVSQWVSELRDVQIQTDRMRFRRNLERIGEIAAYEISKVLDYEEKEVQTPLGISVCDVLKEQPVLATILRAGLPLHQGLLNYFDKADNAFISAYRKHQRDGSFEISLEYVSCPELENRVVIISDPMLATGSSLVKTIQYLREEGHPREIHIVVAIACTVGIEYVLRSEPNVKLWCGAIDEELTAKGYIVPGLGDAGDLAFGVKVQM; from the coding sequence ATGGTGATCAATTTAAGTGACCAATGTTCGCTGGTGTCTCAATGGGTGAGCGAGCTGCGCGATGTACAGATACAGACGGACCGGATGCGTTTCCGCCGAAACCTGGAGCGAATTGGGGAGATAGCGGCCTATGAGATCAGTAAAGTGCTTGACTATGAAGAGAAAGAGGTGCAAACGCCGCTGGGCATTTCGGTATGTGATGTATTAAAGGAACAGCCGGTACTGGCTACGATCCTGCGGGCGGGGTTGCCGCTGCACCAGGGGCTGTTGAATTATTTTGATAAAGCGGACAATGCCTTTATTTCTGCCTACCGGAAACACCAGCGGGACGGGTCATTTGAAATTAGTTTAGAATATGTTTCGTGCCCGGAACTTGAAAACCGGGTAGTGATCATTTCTGATCCTATGCTGGCAACGGGCTCCTCGCTGGTGAAAACGATCCAATACTTACGGGAAGAAGGGCACCCGCGGGAAATCCATATTGTAGTAGCCATCGCCTGTACGGTAGGCATTGAATATGTACTGCGCAGTGAGCCCAATGTAAAACTATGGTGCGGCGCCATCGATGAAGAACTCACGGCCAAGGGGTATATCGTTCCCGGGCTGGGAGATGCAGGGGACCTGGCCTTTGGGGTAAAAGTCCAAATGTAA
- a CDS encoding PorP/SprF family type IX secretion system membrane protein, translating to MRNLFILMAICLMLKTATVTAQDPNFSQFFVSPLSLNPALTGKFNGNFRVAGNYRDQWPAISNAFITSTASFDAPIMRNRLSELDTWGVGVMAMTDRTANGILTTNSIGITTAYHKGLDEDGLHQIGIGFQGTYTNKRLDGTKLNFENELDSLGGWTNQSGEMIDNQVINVNYFDFSLGALYNGSTDGYNNFYLGVSAYHVNKPQESFTGIYYTLNPRITVHAGGAIPLGDRSKTIYLSSLFSRQAAANNIVLGGAAGFNVNGDEENPTNFYAGLWTRFNNVNDAVIPYVGLEFGGFRLGASYDVNISSLKTASQSRGGIEISLIYINRPPGNKGIPCPRF from the coding sequence ATGAGGAATTTATTTATACTGATGGCTATTTGCCTGATGCTGAAAACTGCTACTGTTACAGCGCAGGATCCCAATTTTTCCCAATTTTTTGTTTCGCCGCTTTCTCTGAACCCTGCTCTCACGGGCAAATTCAATGGCAACTTCCGCGTAGCTGGCAACTATCGTGACCAATGGCCTGCTATCAGCAATGCCTTTATTACCTCCACTGCTTCTTTCGATGCGCCGATCATGCGGAACCGTTTATCGGAGCTGGATACCTGGGGCGTAGGGGTGATGGCGATGACGGATAGAACAGCCAATGGCATACTGACTACGAACTCTATTGGTATTACCACGGCTTATCATAAAGGCCTGGACGAAGATGGCCTGCACCAGATCGGCATCGGGTTTCAGGGTACTTATACGAACAAACGACTGGATGGCACGAAACTCAACTTTGAAAATGAGCTGGACTCACTGGGAGGCTGGACGAATCAAAGTGGTGAAATGATCGACAACCAGGTGATCAACGTTAATTATTTTGACTTTAGCCTGGGGGCCTTGTACAACGGCTCTACTGATGGCTACAACAACTTCTACCTGGGGGTATCTGCTTATCATGTTAACAAGCCACAGGAAAGTTTTACAGGTATTTATTATACGCTCAATCCGCGCATTACGGTACATGCAGGCGGCGCTATTCCCTTGGGTGACCGTAGCAAGACGATTTACCTCAGTTCCTTATTCAGCCGCCAGGCAGCTGCCAACAATATCGTATTGGGCGGCGCTGCGGGATTCAATGTGAACGGGGATGAAGAAAATCCCACTAACTTCTATGCAGGACTCTGGACGCGCTTCAATAATGTAAATGATGCGGTGATCCCTTATGTGGGTCTTGAATTTGGCGGCTTCCGTTTAGGCGCCTCTTATGATGTGAACATTTCCAGTCTTAAAACAGCCTCGCAAAGTCGCGGAGGTATTGAAATATCGCTCATCTACATCAATCGCCCTCCCGGCAATAAAGGCATTCCCTGTCCGAGGTTCTAG
- a CDS encoding DNA-3-methyladenine glycosylase — protein sequence MKKLEQHFYNRADVLKIARELLGKVIVTTFQGQFTSGRIVETEAYAGEVDRASHAWGGRRTNRTEVMYGLGGTAYVYLCYGIHQMFNVVTNQQGIPHAILIRAVEPLEGIEIMLQRTGKKKLDNTLTKGPGNVGKALGFFTRHTGLSLLGDELFIADDQFRVKKGDILATPRIGVDYAGDDAALPYRFIIQGNPYVSGKKISLVKK from the coding sequence ATGAAAAAACTGGAGCAGCATTTTTATAACCGTGCCGATGTGCTGAAAATAGCCCGGGAACTCCTCGGAAAGGTGATTGTTACCACTTTTCAAGGCCAATTTACCTCGGGGCGTATTGTAGAAACCGAAGCCTATGCCGGAGAAGTAGACAGGGCTTCCCATGCCTGGGGTGGGCGGCGCACCAACCGTACAGAGGTCATGTATGGTCTGGGTGGCACCGCTTATGTATACCTGTGTTATGGCATTCACCAGATGTTCAATGTAGTGACCAACCAGCAGGGCATTCCCCATGCTATCCTTATAAGGGCAGTTGAACCGTTAGAGGGTATTGAGATCATGTTGCAACGTACCGGCAAAAAGAAATTGGACAACACCCTCACCAAAGGTCCCGGTAATGTGGGCAAAGCATTGGGCTTTTTCACCCGCCACACCGGCCTTTCCCTACTGGGTGATGAGTTGTTCATAGCCGATGATCAATTTCGGGTAAAGAAAGGTGATATCCTGGCCACACCTCGTATTGGTGTGGATTATGCCGGTGATGATGCAGCCTTACCCTATCGTTTTATCATTCAGGGCAATCCCTATGTCAGTGGGAAAAAAATAAGCCTTGTAAAGAAGTAG
- a CDS encoding EI24 domain-containing protein, which produces MLKEIVIAIQSYSRAHRFISKHNLWKWIIIPGILYTLLFIVGMYFFWTSSGAAVTYVTHSVGIDRWLHRQESGFLSFIFMMGEIMVRLILVMFYFSLFKYLFLIIGSPLFAYLSEKTEAILSGKDFPFSWPQLMKDIVRGIKLALRNTLWQTVYSIFLLILSFFPVVGWVVPVIVLFVECYYYGFSMLDYSCERHKLSPIQSIEFIGKHKGLAIGNGMVFYLMHLVPMVGWVLAPAYAVIAATISLYYQNKEV; this is translated from the coding sequence TTGCTGAAAGAAATAGTAATAGCGATTCAGTCCTATTCGAGAGCTCACAGGTTCATCTCCAAACACAATTTGTGGAAATGGATCATTATACCGGGCATCCTGTATACGCTCCTTTTTATAGTGGGTATGTATTTTTTCTGGACCTCATCGGGTGCCGCTGTTACCTATGTGACGCATAGTGTGGGTATTGACCGCTGGCTGCACCGGCAGGAAAGCGGTTTCCTGAGCTTCATTTTTATGATGGGTGAGATCATGGTGCGCCTCATCCTGGTCATGTTTTATTTCTCGCTTTTTAAATACCTGTTCCTGATCATTGGTTCTCCCTTGTTTGCCTACCTGAGCGAGAAAACAGAAGCCATTTTATCGGGCAAGGACTTCCCTTTTAGCTGGCCGCAATTAATGAAGGATATAGTCCGGGGCATTAAACTGGCGCTGCGTAATACGCTCTGGCAAACGGTATACTCGATCTTCTTACTGATCCTGTCCTTTTTTCCGGTAGTAGGCTGGGTGGTGCCGGTGATCGTTCTTTTTGTAGAATGTTATTATTATGGCTTCTCGATGCTCGATTATAGTTGTGAACGCCACAAATTATCCCCTATACAAAGCATTGAATTCATTGGCAAACACAAAGGGCTGGCCATAGGCAATGGTATGGTATTTTACCTGATGCACCTGGTGCCGATGGTAGGATGGGTGCTGGCGCCCGCCTATGCTGTAATAGCAGCTACAATTAGTTTATACTATCAGAATAAGGAAGTCTAA
- a CDS encoding SAM-dependent methyltransferase yields MNATTSPTVYLIPSFLHETATETIPAYVLSAVKECQVFFVENERSARRYLKVLWKEMVIDDYQWVTIHKAEEAVRSQFRKVLKEGKNIGIISEAGCPGVADPGQILAGVAHAMQARVKPLTGPSAILLALMGSGMNGQQFQFVGYLPIDTGHRIKTIRDLEAESSRKQCTQLFIETPYRNNQLLEALLKACQPTTRLCIAADLTADTEFIQTKTIGDWKKSIPDLHKRPTVFCLLGEGRA; encoded by the coding sequence ATGAATGCTACAACATCTCCTACAGTATACCTGATACCTTCATTTTTACATGAAACGGCCACAGAGACCATTCCGGCCTATGTGCTGTCAGCTGTAAAAGAATGCCAGGTATTTTTTGTAGAAAATGAACGAAGCGCCCGTCGTTACCTGAAGGTGCTTTGGAAAGAAATGGTGATCGATGATTATCAATGGGTCACTATCCATAAAGCGGAAGAAGCGGTTCGTTCGCAGTTCAGAAAGGTTCTGAAGGAAGGCAAAAATATTGGCATTATCAGTGAAGCCGGCTGTCCGGGTGTGGCCGATCCAGGCCAAATACTGGCTGGGGTAGCGCATGCCATGCAAGCCAGGGTAAAACCGCTCACAGGGCCCAGCGCCATCCTGCTGGCGCTCATGGGCAGCGGTATGAATGGCCAGCAGTTTCAATTTGTAGGCTATTTACCCATCGATACGGGACATCGCATCAAGACGATCCGGGATCTGGAAGCTGAATCTTCGCGCAAGCAGTGTACGCAATTGTTTATAGAAACGCCTTATCGCAATAACCAGCTACTGGAGGCTTTGCTCAAAGCCTGCCAGCCCACTACGCGCTTATGCATAGCGGCGGACCTTACGGCTGACACGGAGTTTATTCAAACCAAAACGATTGGTGATTGGAAGAAAAGTATACCTGACCTTCATAAACGGCCTACGGTGTTTTGCCTGCTGGGAGAAGGAAGAGCGTAG
- a CDS encoding M20/M25/M40 family metallo-hydrolase, giving the protein MIRRMFTCCLLAAALPVLAQQEDSLRIRAIADEILENGKAYESLRVLTKQVGARLAGSPGMYKAEAWGKKTLEQSGADKVWLQECMVPHWVRGGKDQAYASAPAKNMPLDILALGGSVGTGAKGVKAPVILINNFDELEQRKEEISGKIVFYNYKFNNKLVKTFLAYGDAGKYRGQGPSRAAKYGAVAVLVRSMSNAADNNPHTGGTNYNDSFPKIPAAALGLIDADRLASLIGANKNTSVFIKTMAKMLPDTVGHNVIGEWKGTEFPEQIITIGGHLDSWDPAEGAHDDGAGCVQSIEVLRALKAIGYRPKRTIRIVLFANEENGLRGGTKYAEEAKAKGEQHYFALESDAGGFTPRGFGFTVSADQLTKIRQWAPLFTPYGVHELNMGGGGADIGPLNRTFQTPLAGLQPDSQRYFDIHHARSDVFEAVNKRELELGAVNMAALIYLVDKYGL; this is encoded by the coding sequence ATGATCCGTAGAATGTTCACTTGCTGCTTATTGGCAGCCGCTTTACCAGTCCTGGCCCAACAGGAGGACTCCCTCCGGATACGCGCCATAGCCGATGAGATACTGGAAAATGGAAAAGCATATGAAAGCCTGCGTGTGCTCACCAAGCAGGTAGGCGCCCGCCTGGCAGGTTCTCCCGGTATGTACAAAGCCGAAGCCTGGGGAAAGAAGACCCTGGAGCAATCGGGTGCCGATAAAGTGTGGTTGCAGGAGTGTATGGTACCCCATTGGGTACGCGGAGGAAAAGACCAGGCTTATGCGAGTGCCCCGGCTAAGAACATGCCCCTGGACATCCTTGCCCTGGGTGGCTCTGTAGGTACAGGCGCCAAAGGCGTGAAAGCTCCTGTGATCCTCATCAACAACTTTGATGAACTGGAACAGCGCAAAGAGGAGATCAGCGGTAAGATCGTTTTTTACAATTATAAGTTCAACAATAAACTGGTAAAGACTTTCCTGGCCTATGGCGATGCCGGTAAATACCGCGGCCAGGGTCCCAGCCGGGCGGCAAAATATGGCGCAGTGGCCGTATTGGTCCGTTCCATGAGCAATGCCGCCGACAACAACCCCCATACCGGCGGTACCAATTACAATGATTCTTTTCCGAAGATCCCTGCTGCCGCACTGGGCTTGATAGATGCCGATAGACTGGCCTCCCTCATCGGCGCCAATAAAAATACCAGTGTGTTTATAAAAACCATGGCCAAAATGCTGCCCGATACCGTGGGCCACAATGTGATCGGCGAATGGAAGGGCACTGAATTTCCCGAACAGATCATTACCATAGGCGGGCACCTTGATTCCTGGGACCCTGCAGAAGGCGCCCATGATGACGGCGCCGGCTGTGTGCAATCCATCGAGGTATTGCGCGCCCTCAAGGCTATCGGGTATAGACCCAAACGTACTATCCGCATCGTCTTATTTGCCAACGAGGAAAATGGCTTGCGGGGTGGTACTAAATATGCGGAAGAGGCCAAAGCAAAAGGAGAGCAGCATTATTTCGCCCTCGAAAGCGATGCCGGTGGATTCACACCCCGGGGATTTGGTTTTACCGTCTCCGCCGACCAATTGACCAAAATACGCCAGTGGGCGCCCCTCTTTACACCCTATGGTGTACATGAGCTGAACATGGGTGGCGGTGGCGCTGATATCGGTCCGTTGAACAGAACCTTCCAAACACCACTGGCGGGATTACAGCCCGACTCACAGCGGTATTTTGATATCCACCATGCCCGGAGTGATGTTTTTGAAGCCGTCAACAAAAGGGAGTTGGAACTGGGTGCTGTCAATATGGCCGCATTGATCTATCTTGTTGATAAATACGGATTATAA
- the bshA gene encoding N-acetyl-alpha-D-glucosaminyl L-malate synthase BshA: protein MRIGIVCYPTFGGSGVLATELGKALADKGHQVHFITYQQPVRLSEFNANIFYHEVRVPHYPLFDYPPYETALASTMVDVIVNSNIDLLHVHYAVPHASAAYMAKMILEKQGKKIPVVTTLHGTDITLVGKDKTFAPVVTFSINESDAITAVSNNLRDETYKNFKIGKEIEVIQNFVDVKRFNKKPIDAFRRVIAPNGEKILLHASNFRKLKRVQDVVLIFAETVKKVPSKLLFVGDGPERPAAESLCRELGICDETRFVGKQEQMEDILAIADLFLLTSDYESFGLAALEAMAAGVPVISTNAGGLPEINVHGQTGYLANVGDVNTMGRYAIELLSDAEKLQQFKLNAAAHARLFDIDRIVPQYEALYNRFL, encoded by the coding sequence ATGCGTATTGGTATTGTTTGTTATCCAACGTTCGGTGGTAGTGGTGTACTGGCAACAGAACTGGGGAAAGCCCTGGCAGATAAAGGCCACCAGGTACACTTTATTACGTACCAGCAACCGGTGAGATTGAGTGAGTTCAATGCTAATATATTCTACCACGAAGTGAGGGTACCGCACTATCCGTTATTTGATTATCCCCCCTATGAAACAGCGCTGGCAAGCACCATGGTCGATGTGATCGTGAACAGCAATATTGACCTGCTGCATGTGCATTATGCCGTTCCCCATGCTTCTGCGGCTTATATGGCCAAGATGATCCTGGAGAAGCAGGGAAAGAAGATACCGGTGGTCACCACGCTGCACGGTACAGATATTACGCTGGTGGGTAAAGACAAGACCTTTGCGCCGGTAGTTACTTTTTCCATCAATGAAAGTGATGCGATCACTGCAGTATCCAATAACCTGCGCGATGAAACGTATAAGAACTTCAAGATCGGTAAGGAAATAGAGGTGATCCAGAACTTTGTGGATGTAAAACGGTTCAATAAAAAACCGATCGATGCATTCCGTCGGGTGATTGCTCCCAATGGAGAGAAGATCTTACTGCATGCCTCTAACTTCCGGAAGTTAAAGCGTGTGCAGGATGTGGTATTGATATTTGCTGAAACGGTAAAGAAAGTGCCCAGCAAATTATTGTTTGTAGGGGATGGCCCGGAACGTCCGGCTGCGGAGAGCCTATGCCGTGAACTGGGCATCTGCGATGAAACGCGGTTTGTAGGAAAACAAGAACAGATGGAAGATATATTGGCGATTGCCGATCTGTTCCTGCTTACTTCCGACTATGAAAGCTTTGGCCTGGCAGCGCTGGAAGCCATGGCAGCGGGTGTGCCGGTCATTTCTACGAATGCGGGTGGTTTGCCGGAGATCAATGTACATGGACAAACGGGCTACCTGGCTAATGTGGGAGACGTAAACACCATGGGCAGGTATGCGATAGAACTCTTATCAGACGCTGAGAAATTACAGCAGTTTAAACTCAATGCGGCAGCCCATGCCCGCCTGTTCGATATTGACAGGATCGTACCTCAGTATGAGGCCTTATACAATCGGTTTCTGTAG
- a CDS encoding murein hydrolase activator EnvC family protein produces MLKTLFSCFLILAFSGSLLAQTSDDLKKKQADIQREIDELKQSLNDTKKNKKAGLGQLSLITKKLRLREQAINNINDQINVIQNNISQSRNEITRLKQELDTLKTQYEKSVVYAYKNRSNYDFLNFIFSAASFNDALKRIEYLKSYRQYREQQATSIKNTQLLLQGKITGLETTQKRKSDALVEQQKEKVVLVEERKEKDEIVNKLKTRERELTKELTDKQRADKKLRDGIMAAIRREADKARAEAKRREKEEAAAAAAAAKKAAANPATTSPNPNTTAANNTPAKPAPVKSKSVFDATPEGELISDNFEKNRGKLPWPVDKGQIKIHFGPYRIAELKITGNNPGLTLETEEGAAVKAVFDGEVISVFEVDGSSAVFVRHGKYFTTYSNLNSVTVGRNQQVKAGQVLGKAASNSEGNGEIEFVLMQDTRNLDPEPWIRRR; encoded by the coding sequence ATGCTCAAAACACTATTTTCCTGTTTCCTGATCCTCGCTTTTTCCGGCTCCCTGCTGGCACAAACCAGTGATGACCTGAAAAAGAAACAGGCTGATATTCAACGTGAAATAGATGAATTGAAGCAGTCTTTGAACGATACGAAGAAAAATAAAAAAGCCGGTCTGGGTCAGTTATCCCTCATTACAAAAAAGTTGCGCCTTCGCGAGCAGGCCATCAACAACATCAATGATCAGATCAATGTGATCCAGAACAATATCAGCCAGTCGCGCAACGAGATCACCCGCCTGAAGCAGGAACTCGATACCTTGAAGACCCAGTACGAAAAAAGCGTGGTATATGCCTATAAGAACCGCAGCAACTATGACTTCCTGAACTTCATATTCTCTGCCGCCAGTTTCAACGATGCATTGAAGCGGATCGAGTACCTGAAGTCCTACCGCCAGTATCGCGAACAGCAGGCTACTTCTATTAAAAACACCCAGTTGTTGCTGCAGGGAAAGATCACCGGGCTGGAAACTACCCAAAAGCGCAAAAGCGATGCCCTGGTAGAACAGCAAAAGGAAAAAGTAGTGCTGGTGGAAGAACGTAAAGAAAAAGATGAGATCGTAAATAAGCTGAAGACCCGCGAGCGGGAATTGACCAAAGAGCTTACCGATAAGCAACGGGCAGATAAAAAACTGCGCGACGGTATCATGGCAGCTATCCGCCGGGAGGCCGATAAAGCACGGGCTGAAGCAAAACGCCGGGAAAAAGAAGAGGCTGCCGCAGCAGCAGCTGCTGCTAAGAAAGCAGCTGCCAACCCCGCTACTACCAGTCCCAACCCCAATACTACCGCAGCTAACAATACGCCTGCCAAACCAGCGCCCGTCAAATCAAAAAGCGTGTTTGATGCTACACCGGAAGGTGAGTTGATCTCCGATAATTTTGAAAAGAACCGTGGTAAACTGCCCTGGCCAGTAGACAAAGGCCAGATCAAGATCCATTTTGGTCCTTACCGGATTGCTGAGTTGAAAATTACCGGCAATAATCCGGGCCTTACCCTCGAAACAGAAGAGGGGGCGGCAGTAAAAGCTGTATTTGACGGAGAAGTTATTTCCGTATTCGAAGTAGATGGCAGCAGTGCTGTATTTGTGCGACACGGTAAATACTTTACTACTTATAGCAACCTCAATTCCGTGACAGTGGGCAGGAACCAACAGGTAAAAGCCGGCCAGGTGCTGGGTAAAGCAGCTTCCAATAGCGAAGGAAATGGGGAGATCGAATTTGTGTTAATGCAGGATACCCGCAACCTCGATCCCGAGCCCTGGATCAGGAGACGATGA
- a CDS encoding DUF4292 domain-containing protein, which yields MTYIKWLGLLAVLIVAIQASSCRSTRKIQTAITKKDTTVVVVVPEVDRKVDSTKYIQQVFQAVQNNRISNFRSMTAKVKVDYKGADGKKLDFTANVRLQKDSAIWIIVNTIIGEALRAMVTKDSVKVLYKMDKLVQLRSIEYLQEVTKIPFSFKEMQDLFMGNPIYLDSNIVSYKNEEKTISLMSVGALFKHFLTVFRNDYAPQHSKLDDVDVIRARTCDITYGDYEAKNGINFAKYRKIVVSEKSKLEVELQFKQFDFINEQLSFPFPIPKNYKRQ from the coding sequence ATGACATATATCAAATGGTTAGGGCTGTTGGCCGTGCTGATTGTAGCCATCCAGGCGAGTAGTTGCCGGTCTACCAGGAAGATCCAGACCGCAATTACCAAAAAGGATACTACCGTAGTAGTAGTGGTGCCGGAAGTAGACAGAAAGGTCGATTCTACCAAATACATACAGCAGGTTTTCCAGGCTGTTCAAAACAACCGCATCAGCAATTTCCGCTCCATGACGGCCAAAGTGAAAGTAGATTATAAAGGAGCTGACGGCAAGAAACTCGATTTTACCGCCAATGTGAGGCTGCAGAAGGATAGCGCTATCTGGATCATTGTCAACACCATTATTGGAGAAGCGCTAAGGGCCATGGTGACAAAGGATAGTGTGAAAGTGCTGTACAAAATGGACAAGCTCGTTCAACTGCGGTCTATCGAATACCTCCAGGAGGTCACCAAGATCCCCTTCTCTTTTAAGGAAATGCAGGACCTGTTTATGGGCAATCCCATATACCTGGATAGCAATATTGTATCTTATAAAAACGAAGAAAAGACCATTTCCCTGATGAGCGTAGGTGCTCTTTTCAAGCATTTTCTTACTGTATTCAGGAACGATTATGCCCCCCAGCACAGCAAGCTGGACGATGTGGATGTGATAAGGGCCCGTACCTGTGATATCACTTATGGCGATTATGAGGCTAAGAATGGGATCAATTTTGCCAAATACCGCAAGATCGTGGTATCTGAAAAATCGAAGCTCGAGGTAGAGCTCCAATTCAAGCAGTTTGATTTTATTAACGAACAATTAAGCTTTCCGTTCCCTATTCCGAAAAATTATAAACGTCAATAA
- the dut gene encoding dUTP diphosphatase, translating into MPKIQVKIINQSSNPLPEYSTAGSAGMDLRANLEAPIVLQSLERSLIPTGLFIELPDGYEAQVRPRSGLAIKQGLTCLNSPGTIDADYRGEVKVILINLSHEPQTIQHGDRIAQMVVHSVGQVAWVPVTEIGVTERNAGGFGHTGKS; encoded by the coding sequence ATGCCAAAAATTCAAGTAAAGATTATCAATCAATCGTCCAATCCTTTACCCGAATACAGTACAGCCGGGTCGGCTGGTATGGACCTGCGGGCCAACCTGGAAGCGCCCATAGTACTTCAATCCCTTGAGCGTTCTTTAATTCCCACCGGTCTGTTCATCGAACTGCCCGATGGTTATGAAGCGCAGGTGAGACCACGCAGCGGGCTTGCCATCAAACAAGGCCTTACCTGCTTAAATTCGCCTGGCACCATTGATGCTGATTACCGGGGTGAGGTCAAGGTTATCCTGATCAACCTGTCGCACGAGCCACAAACCATTCAGCATGGCGACCGCATTGCCCAAATGGTGGTGCACAGCGTGGGCCAGGTAGCCTGGGTGCCCGTAACTGAGATCGGCGTGACAGAGCGTAATGCCGGCGGTTTTGGTCACACCGGTAAGTCCTGA
- the ispF gene encoding 2-C-methyl-D-erythritol 2,4-cyclodiphosphate synthase, producing the protein MFRIGFGIDFHQLVEGRQLWIGGVNIPHHKGALGHSDADVLLHAICDALLGALALGDIGIHFPNTDLAYKDIDSKILLQHTYTLIKAKNYKVVNVDSSICLEAPKIKKYSGEMRKVIAAILEITEEDVSVKATTTEQMGFVGREEGLVAYANVLLQKS; encoded by the coding sequence ATGTTCCGTATAGGTTTTGGCATAGATTTTCATCAGTTGGTTGAGGGCAGGCAATTATGGATAGGTGGTGTAAACATTCCCCATCACAAGGGCGCCCTGGGGCATAGTGATGCTGATGTATTGCTGCATGCTATCTGTGATGCACTGCTGGGTGCATTGGCATTGGGAGATATTGGTATTCATTTTCCCAATACCGATCTGGCCTATAAGGATATTGACAGCAAGATCCTGCTCCAACATACCTATACCCTGATCAAAGCAAAAAATTACAAAGTAGTAAATGTGGATTCTTCCATATGCCTGGAAGCACCCAAGATCAAGAAGTATTCGGGGGAAATGCGCAAGGTGATAGCAGCCATCCTTGAAATTACAGAAGAGGATGTTTCTGTAAAAGCCACCACCACCGAACAGATGGGATTTGTGGGGCGGGAAGAGGGATTGGTGGCCTATGCCAATGTACTGCTGCAAAAATCCTAA